The Rhododendron vialii isolate Sample 1 chromosome 6a, ASM3025357v1 genome includes a window with the following:
- the LOC131331482 gene encoding E3 ubiquitin-protein ligase CCNB1IP1 homolog isoform X1, translating into MRCNACWRELEGRAISTTCGHILCTEDASKILSNDAACPICDQVLSKSLMKPVDINPNDEWINMAMVGMSPQILMKSAYRSVTFYIGQKELEMQLKMNKIVAQCRQKCETMQEKFTEKMEQVHTAYQKMAKRCQMLEQEVESLSKDKQELQEKFSEKSRQKRKLDEMYDQLRSEYESMKRSAIQPANNFYSRAEPDLFSNPPNMMDNRDPIRKDWSVFTPETPGPIEDIWPQARQNSSNSGPFDISGCSPAKQSAIPLDADNRRPAAGRPVFGSGASNPSMTLRNLILSPIKRPQLSRNRPQMFTL; encoded by the exons ATGAGATGCAATGCGTGCTGGAGAGAATTGGAAGGGCGAGCTATTTCCACCACTTGTGGCCACATCTTGT GCACCGAAGATGCCAGCAAGATCCTCAGTAATGACGCGGCTTGCCCCATATGTGATCAAGTGCTCTCCAAGAG TCTTATGAAACCTGTGGATATCAATCCTAATGATGAATGGATAAAT ATGGCCATGGTCGGGATGTCTCCGCAGATAT tgatgaagagcgCATACAGAAGTGTGACGTTCTACATTGGGCAAAAAGAACTGGAAATGCAGCTCAAGATGAATAAAATAGTAGCTCAGTGTAGGCAGAAATGCGAGACAATGCAAGAGAAGTTCACAGAAAAAATGGAGCAGGTGCATACCGCATACCAGAAAATGGCCAAGAGATGCCAGATGCTGGAACAAGAGGTTGAAAGCTTATCCAAGGATAAGCAAGAGCTTCAAGAAAAATTTTCTGAGAAATCTAG GCAAAAGAGGAAGCTTGATGAAATGTATGATCAGTTGAGAAGTGAGTACGAGTCGATGAAACGATCAGCCATCCAGCCCGCAAACAACTTCTATTCAAGAGCTGAGCCAGATTTGTTCTCAAATCCACCTAACATGATGGATAACAGAGATCCTATCAGAAAAG ATTGGTCTGTTTTCACTCCTGAAACTCCAGGCCCGATAGAGGACATATGGCCACAAGCAAGACAGAATAGTTCGAACTCTGGCCCCTTTGACATCTCTGGTTGCTCACCTGCTAAACAATCAGCCATTCCACTTGATGCTGATAACAGAAGACCTGCTGCCGGTAGACCGGTGTTTGGATCTGGAGCCAGTAACCCATCAATGACTCTGAGGAACCTAATACTTTCACCAATAAAGCGACCTCAGCTTTCTCGCAACCGCCCTCAAATGTTCAC GTTGTAG
- the LOC131331482 gene encoding E3 ubiquitin-protein ligase CCNB1IP1 homolog isoform X3, with protein sequence MRCNACWRELEGRAISTTCGHILCTEDASKILSNDAACPICDQVLSKSLMKPVDINPNDEWINMAMVGMSPQILMKSAYRSVTFYIGQKELEMQLKMNKIVAQCRQKCETMQEKFTEKMEQVHTAYQKMAKRCQMLEQEVESLSKDKQELQEKFSEKSRQKRKLDEMYDQLRSEYESMKRSAIQPANNFYSRAEPDLFSNPPNMMDNRDPIRKGPIEDIWPQARQNSSNSGPFDISGCSPAKQSAIPLDADNRRPAAGRPVFGSGASNPSMTLRNLILSPIKRPQLSRNRPQMFTL encoded by the exons ATGAGATGCAATGCGTGCTGGAGAGAATTGGAAGGGCGAGCTATTTCCACCACTTGTGGCCACATCTTGT GCACCGAAGATGCCAGCAAGATCCTCAGTAATGACGCGGCTTGCCCCATATGTGATCAAGTGCTCTCCAAGAG TCTTATGAAACCTGTGGATATCAATCCTAATGATGAATGGATAAAT ATGGCCATGGTCGGGATGTCTCCGCAGATAT tgatgaagagcgCATACAGAAGTGTGACGTTCTACATTGGGCAAAAAGAACTGGAAATGCAGCTCAAGATGAATAAAATAGTAGCTCAGTGTAGGCAGAAATGCGAGACAATGCAAGAGAAGTTCACAGAAAAAATGGAGCAGGTGCATACCGCATACCAGAAAATGGCCAAGAGATGCCAGATGCTGGAACAAGAGGTTGAAAGCTTATCCAAGGATAAGCAAGAGCTTCAAGAAAAATTTTCTGAGAAATCTAG GCAAAAGAGGAAGCTTGATGAAATGTATGATCAGTTGAGAAGTGAGTACGAGTCGATGAAACGATCAGCCATCCAGCCCGCAAACAACTTCTATTCAAGAGCTGAGCCAGATTTGTTCTCAAATCCACCTAACATGATGGATAACAGAGATCCTATCAGAAAAG GCCCGATAGAGGACATATGGCCACAAGCAAGACAGAATAGTTCGAACTCTGGCCCCTTTGACATCTCTGGTTGCTCACCTGCTAAACAATCAGCCATTCCACTTGATGCTGATAACAGAAGACCTGCTGCCGGTAGACCGGTGTTTGGATCTGGAGCCAGTAACCCATCAATGACTCTGAGGAACCTAATACTTTCACCAATAAAGCGACCTCAGCTTTCTCGCAACCGCCCTCAAATGTTCAC GTTGTAG
- the LOC131331468 gene encoding zinc finger BED domain-containing protein RICESLEEPER 1-like, translating to MEISNESPAKKPKRLTSIVWNHFERVKNVDICYAVCVHCKKKLSGSSNSGTTHLRNHLIRCLKRSNYDVSQILAAKRKKKEGALVVPNVGYEEGQRKEEIITPINFKFEQEQKRDETMNLGAISLGSAKFDQERSRLDLARMIMLHGYPLDMVEHVGFKIFVKNLQPMFEIMSNGAIEQDCMAIYGKEKEKVYKTLHGLHGRISLAVDMWASPENAVYLCLTANYVDEEWKLQKKILNFVTLDISHNDDILSETIIKCVMDWDVDRMLFSMTFDDFFTNDDVVFKIKDWLSQNKPLLKNGQLFDARCAAHVLKSIALDSVEALHDVTHKVRESIRYVKSSQATQGKFNEISQQLGINNHKCLFTDCTTQWNSTYLMLDTALEYKAVFSVLQEHDVGYTMALSEREWEWASAVTGYLKLFVEVMTVFSGNKYPTANIYFPEICDVNVQLIEWCKSPDDFVSSLALKMKSKFDNYWSKCNLALAVAAILDPRFKMKLIEYYYPQIYGSDAPDYIKEVLSSIKELFNEYSMCSSSLDQDSKPGSNLPSTSNGTRDGLRGFDKFLNETSQGQSITSDLDKYLEEPVFPRNYDFDILNWWKVHTPRYPILSMMARDVLGIPLSTLGPDLVFSLGGRVLDHHRSSLNPDIREALISGQDWLRMESEETNRSSSHSAMALLIEN from the exons ATGGAAATTTCAAATGAATCACCTGCTAAGAAGCCAAAGAGGTTGACATCTATTGTATGGAATCACTTTGAACGGGTAAAAAATGTTGACATCTGTTATGCGGTTTGTGTACATTGTAAAAAGAAACTTAGCGGATCAAGCAATAGTGGAACTACTCATCTGAGAAATCATCTGATACGCTGTCTGAAGAGGTCTAATTATGACGTTTCTCAAATACTTGCtgcaaagagaaagaaaaaagagggtgCCCTTGTTGTACCAAATGTTGGGTACGAGGAAGGGcaaagaaaagaggaaattaTTACTCCGATAAATTTTAAGTTTGAGCAAGAGCAGAAAAGAGATGAGACCATGAACTTGGGAGCCATAAGCCTTGGAAGTGCGAAGTTTGATCAAGAGCGGAGCCGGCTAGATCTCGCTCGTATGATCATGTTACATGGTTATCCGCTCGACATGGTTGAGCATGTTGgattcaaaatatttgtaaagAATCTTCAACCCATGTTTGAGATTATGAGTAATGGTGCCATTGAGCAAGACTGTATGGCAATTTatgggaaagagaaagagaaagtgtACAAGACATTACATGGTTTGCATGGGAGAATTAGCCTTGCTGTTGATATGTGGGCTTCACCTGAAAATGCAGTTTATTTATGTTTGACCGCAAACTATGTTGATGAGGAGTGGAAGCTACAGAAGAAGATACTGAACTTTGTCACCTTGGATATTTCGCATAATGATGACATACTTTCGGAAACTATTATCAAGTGCGTAATGGATTGGGATGTTGACCGGATGTTGTTTTCCATGACATTTGATGATTTTTTCACGAATGATGACgttgtttttaaaatcaaagaCTGGCTTTCTCAAAACAAGCCTCTTCTGAAGAATGGTCAGTTGTTTGACGCACGTTGCGCAGCACATGTTCTGAAGTCTATTGCTTTGGATTCCGTGGAAGCACTTCATGATGTCACCCACAAAGTTCGAGAAAGTATTAGGTATGTTAAAAGTTCACAAGCAACCCAAGGAAAGTTCAATGAGATTTCTCAGCAACTTGGAATCAATAATCACAAGTGCTTGTTTACTGACTGTACAACGCAGTGGAATTCAACCTATCTCATGCTTGACACAGCCCTAGAGTATAAGGCTGTGTTTTCTGTATTGCAAGAACATGATGTTGGCTACACGATGGCTCTATCGGAGAGGGAGTGGGAATGGGCGAGTGCTGTCACTGGCTACTTGAAGCTTTTTGTTGAAGTTATGACTGTCTTCTCAGGAAACAAATACCCTACTGCAAATATTTATTTTCCAGAGATTTGTGATGTAAACGTCCAATTGATTGAATGGTGCAAGAGCCCAGATGATTTTGTTAGTTCTTTGGCATTAAAGATGAAATCCAAGTTTGATAACTACTGGAGCAAGTGCAATTTGGCTTTAGCAGTAGCAGCCATCTTGGATCCACGATTCAAGATGAAATTGATAGAGTATTACTATCCACAAATCTATGGCAGTGATGCCCCAGATTACATCAAGGAAGTTTTGAGTAGTATTAAGGAACTTTTCAATGAGTATTCTATGTGCTCATCTTCACTTGATCAAGATTCAAAGCCTGGGAGCAACTTACCTAGTACAAGTAATGGGACTAGAGATGGACTAAGGGGATTTGACAAGTTCCTAAATGAAACTTCACAGGGTCAAAGCATAACATCAGACTTGGACAAATATCTAGAGGAACCGGTGTTTCCACGTAATTATGATTTTGACATATTGAATTGGTGGAAAGTGCACACGCCAAGATACCCTATTCTATCTATGATGGCACGTGATGTTCTGGGGATTCCTTTGTCAACTCTTGGACCAGACTTGGTATTCAGCCTTGGGGGCAGGGTACTTGACCATCACCGTAGTTCACTTAATCCAGATATTAGAGAAGCTTTGATATCCGGCCAGGATTGGTTGCGGATGGAATCAGAAG AAACCAACCGATCTTCAAGCCATTCGGCTATGGCCCTACTTATCGAAAACTAG
- the LOC131331482 gene encoding E3 ubiquitin-protein ligase CCNB1IP1 homolog isoform X2 — protein MRCNACWRELEGRAISTTCGHILCTEDASKILSNDAACPICDQVLSKSLMKPVDINPNDEWINMAMVGMSPQILMKSAYRSVTFYIGQKELEMQLKMNKIVAQCRQKCETMQEKFTEKMEQVHTAYQKMAKRCQMLEQEVESLSKDKQELQEKFSEKSRQKRKLDEMYDQLRSEYESMKRSAIQPANNFYSRAEPDLFSNPPNMMDNRDPIRKDWSVFTPETPGPIEDIWPQARQNSSNSGPFDISGCSPAKQSAIPLDADNRRPAAGRPVFGSGASNPSMTLRNLILSPIKRPQLSRNRPQMFT, from the exons ATGAGATGCAATGCGTGCTGGAGAGAATTGGAAGGGCGAGCTATTTCCACCACTTGTGGCCACATCTTGT GCACCGAAGATGCCAGCAAGATCCTCAGTAATGACGCGGCTTGCCCCATATGTGATCAAGTGCTCTCCAAGAG TCTTATGAAACCTGTGGATATCAATCCTAATGATGAATGGATAAAT ATGGCCATGGTCGGGATGTCTCCGCAGATAT tgatgaagagcgCATACAGAAGTGTGACGTTCTACATTGGGCAAAAAGAACTGGAAATGCAGCTCAAGATGAATAAAATAGTAGCTCAGTGTAGGCAGAAATGCGAGACAATGCAAGAGAAGTTCACAGAAAAAATGGAGCAGGTGCATACCGCATACCAGAAAATGGCCAAGAGATGCCAGATGCTGGAACAAGAGGTTGAAAGCTTATCCAAGGATAAGCAAGAGCTTCAAGAAAAATTTTCTGAGAAATCTAG GCAAAAGAGGAAGCTTGATGAAATGTATGATCAGTTGAGAAGTGAGTACGAGTCGATGAAACGATCAGCCATCCAGCCCGCAAACAACTTCTATTCAAGAGCTGAGCCAGATTTGTTCTCAAATCCACCTAACATGATGGATAACAGAGATCCTATCAGAAAAG ATTGGTCTGTTTTCACTCCTGAAACTCCAGGCCCGATAGAGGACATATGGCCACAAGCAAGACAGAATAGTTCGAACTCTGGCCCCTTTGACATCTCTGGTTGCTCACCTGCTAAACAATCAGCCATTCCACTTGATGCTGATAACAGAAGACCTGCTGCCGGTAGACCGGTGTTTGGATCTGGAGCCAGTAACCCATCAATGACTCTGAGGAACCTAATACTTTCACCAATAAAGCGACCTCAGCTTTCTCGCAACCGCCCTCAAATGTTCACGTAA
- the LOC131331482 gene encoding E3 ubiquitin-protein ligase CCNB1IP1 homolog isoform X4: MRCNACWRELEGRAISTTCGHILCTEDASKILSNDAACPICDQVLSKSLMKPVDINPNDEWINMAMVGMSPQILMKSAYRSVTFYIGQKELEMQLKMNKIVAQCRQKCETMQEKFTEKMEQVHTAYQKMAKRCQMLEQEVESLSKDKQELQEKFSEKSRQKRKLDEMYDQLRSEYESMKRSAIQPANNFYSRAEPDLFSNPPNMMDNRDPIRKGPIEDIWPQARQNSSNSGPFDISGCSPAKQSAIPLDADNRRPAAGRPVFGSGASNPSMTLRNLILSPIKRPQLSRNRPQMFT, translated from the exons ATGAGATGCAATGCGTGCTGGAGAGAATTGGAAGGGCGAGCTATTTCCACCACTTGTGGCCACATCTTGT GCACCGAAGATGCCAGCAAGATCCTCAGTAATGACGCGGCTTGCCCCATATGTGATCAAGTGCTCTCCAAGAG TCTTATGAAACCTGTGGATATCAATCCTAATGATGAATGGATAAAT ATGGCCATGGTCGGGATGTCTCCGCAGATAT tgatgaagagcgCATACAGAAGTGTGACGTTCTACATTGGGCAAAAAGAACTGGAAATGCAGCTCAAGATGAATAAAATAGTAGCTCAGTGTAGGCAGAAATGCGAGACAATGCAAGAGAAGTTCACAGAAAAAATGGAGCAGGTGCATACCGCATACCAGAAAATGGCCAAGAGATGCCAGATGCTGGAACAAGAGGTTGAAAGCTTATCCAAGGATAAGCAAGAGCTTCAAGAAAAATTTTCTGAGAAATCTAG GCAAAAGAGGAAGCTTGATGAAATGTATGATCAGTTGAGAAGTGAGTACGAGTCGATGAAACGATCAGCCATCCAGCCCGCAAACAACTTCTATTCAAGAGCTGAGCCAGATTTGTTCTCAAATCCACCTAACATGATGGATAACAGAGATCCTATCAGAAAAG GCCCGATAGAGGACATATGGCCACAAGCAAGACAGAATAGTTCGAACTCTGGCCCCTTTGACATCTCTGGTTGCTCACCTGCTAAACAATCAGCCATTCCACTTGATGCTGATAACAGAAGACCTGCTGCCGGTAGACCGGTGTTTGGATCTGGAGCCAGTAACCCATCAATGACTCTGAGGAACCTAATACTTTCACCAATAAAGCGACCTCAGCTTTCTCGCAACCGCCCTCAAATGTTCACGTAA
- the LOC131331481 gene encoding probable NADH kinase, which produces MARRRLLLLLKPFDVFPAQNHPNVLPRITSPKTSQVLSYLDNRRKVHKDAINFCQDILRQKYVDWEAMFRSNLSQPIRDVDLVITVGGDGTLLQASHFMDDSVPVLGVNSDPTQAEEVEKFSEEFDATRSTGYLCAATVRNFEQMLDNILEGHSVPSELSRMSICVNSKLLSTYALNDVLIAHPCPATVSRFSFRMRKGIQPCSPLVNCRSSGLRVSTAAGSTAAILSAGGFAMPILSKDLQYMVREPILPGEASSRLMHGVVKSDESMDDVWYCKEGMIYVDGSHVFCPIQHGDTIELSSSAPVLKVFLSNHLLT; this is translated from the exons atggcgaGGAGGCGACTGCTGTTGCTGTTAAAGCCCTTCGACGTGTTCCCCGCCCAAAACCATCCCAACGTTCTTCCCCGCATCACAAGCCCCAAG ACTTCGCAGGTGTTATCTTATCTGGACAACAGGCGCAAGGTTCACAAGGATGCCATAAACTTTTGTCAGGATATTTTGCGGCAAAAGTATGTTGATTGGGAAGCCATGTTTCGTAGCAATCTGTCACAGCCAATTCGTGATGTGGATCTGGTTATAACGGTGGGTGGTGATGGAACACTTCTGCAAGCAAGCCATTTTATGGATGATTCTGTTCCAGTACTTGGTGTGAATTCAGACCCCACTCAAGCTGAAGAG GTGGAAAAATTCAGCGAAGAGTTCGATGCTACAAGAAGCACCGGCTATCTCTGTGCCGCAACTGTCAGAAATTTTGAACAA ATGCTAGACAACATCCTTGAGGGTCACTCAGTTCCTTCTGAATTGTCAAGGATGTCAATTTGTGTGAACTCAAAGCTGCTGTCAACTTACGCTCTTAATGATGTTTTGATTGCACACCCGTGCCCTGCAACAGTTTCTCGTTTCTCATTCAG AATGAGGAAAGGTATCCAGCCTTGTTCCCCTTTAGTGAACTGTCGGTCAAGTGGTCTTAGGGTCTCAACTGCTGCCGGATCAACTGCTGCAATCTTATCGGCCGGTGGATTTGCAATGCCAATTTTGTCTAAGGATCTCCAATATATGGTAAGGGAGCCCATTCTACCTGGAGAAGCGAGCTCTCGCCTTATGCATGGAGTAGTAAAATCTGATGAGTCCATGGACGACGTTTGGTATTGTAAAGAGGGGATGATATATGTTGATGGTTCTCATGTTTTCTGTCCTATCCAGCATGGGGATACTATTGAACTCTCTTCCAGTGCCCCAGTTTTGAAAGTATTCTTGTCTAACCACTTGTTAACGTAG
- the LOC131331483 gene encoding B-box zinc finger protein 22 produces the protein MKIQCNVCEVAEANVLCCADEAALCWGCDEKVHAANKLASKHQRVPLSSASSPMPKCDICQEAVGYFFCLEDRALLCRKCDVAVHTANTFVSAHKRFLLTGVKVGLESTEHGGSSSSGKSPSVKAETESRSLSRNGTLVSLDGQYTKALPVQVGGVGDFVPTKLPLSGGSAAGSFPQWQLDDYLGLTGFNQTYGYMNSDSCKADSGKVGDSDCSSILRAGEEDLDADESLGQVPDASWTVPQVPSPPTASGLYWPKSYRNMSGASVSVPDICSLGQSPTHYQPRGTS, from the exons atgaAGATTCAGTGCAACGTTTGTGAGGTAGCGGAGGCGAACGTGCTGTGCTGTGCGGATGAGGCGGCGCTGTGCTGGGGGTGCGATGAGAAGGTTCACGCGGCCAATAAGCTCGCCAGTAAGCACCAGAGGGTCCCTCTCTCCAGCGCTTCCTCCCCCATGCCTAAATGTGACATCTGTCAG GAAGCGGTTGGCTATTTCTTTTGTCTTGAGGATCGAGCTTTACTCTGCCGAAAGTGTGATGTTGCCGTACACACGGCAAATACCTTCGTGTCAGCTCACAAGAGATTTCTGCTTACGGGAGTTAAAGTTGGACTCGAATCCACTGAACATGGTGGATCATCTTCATCAGGGAAGTCACCTTCAGTTAAGGCAGAAACAGAATCTCGTTCTCTGTCTAGAAATGGTACGCTAGTGTCATTGGATGGCCAATACACCAAAGCATTACCTGTCCAAGTGGGAGGAGTTGGGGATTTTGTACCAACTAAGTTGCCGTTGTCTGGAGGATCTGCAGCTGGGAGTTTTCCACAGTGGCAGTTAGATGATTATCTTGGACTAACTGGATTCAATCAGACATATGGCTACATGAATAGTGACTCATGCAAG GCTGATAGTGGTAAGGTTGGAGACTCTGACTGCTCCTCAATTCTAAGAGCTGGAGAAGAAGACCTGGATGCTGATGAAAGCTTGGGTCAGGTGCCAGATGCATCCTGGACAGTACCACAGGTCCCTTCGCCACCAACAGCCTCAGGGCTTTACTGGCCAAAAAGTTACCGTAATATGTCTGGTGCTTCTGTTTCTGTGCCTGATATTTGCTCACTTGGGCAAAGCCCTACTCATTATCAACCACGTGGCACTAGTTGA